A region from the Triticum aestivum cultivar Chinese Spring chromosome 3D, IWGSC CS RefSeq v2.1, whole genome shotgun sequence genome encodes:
- the LOC123078199 gene encoding probable peptide/nitrate transporter At3g43790 isoform X1, which translates to MAAGERNESSAAAAAPLLAAARERKLCKEGCPGCRLDEINKSKTGIPYLNFFYVWVVCLCAALPIQSLFPYLYFMIRDLEVAKQEQDIGFYAGFVGAAYFLGRTISAVPWGIFADKYGRKPCIVISILSVIVFNTLFGLSTTYWMAIVTRGLLGLLCGILGPIKAYASEVCRKEHQALGISLVTSSRAIALVIGPAIGGFLAQPAKKYPNLFSEESIFGRFPYFLPCFVISVLAAGACLACIWLPETLHMYHDDKVEAIEEMEAQVADSTSEDRKAKQSGSCRMASTKNLLKNWQLMSAITLYCVFSLHDTAYLEIFSLWAVSSRKYRGLSFTSQEVGTVLAISGFGVLVYQLLIYPFLAKYAGLVKPFRSAAVLSILLLATYPFMANLYGVELKVLINIASLLKNMFAATITIACNILQNTAVAQEQRGVANGISVTLMSIFKAVAPAAAGIMFSWAQKNITGLFIPGDQILFWMLNMVSVIGLSLTFKPFFSMPSALK; encoded by the exons ATGGCCGCCGGCGAGAGAAACGagtcttcggcggcggcggcggcgccattgctgGCAGCAGCGAGGGAGAGGAAGCTCTGCAAGGAGGGGTGCCCAGGGTGCAGGCTGGACGAGATCAACAAGAGCAAGACCGGCATCCCCTACCTCAACTTCTTCTACGTGTGGGTCGTCTGTCTCTGCGCCG CTCTACCGATCCAGTCACTGTTTCCCTATCTATACTTCATG ATTAGGGACTTGGAAGTCGCAAAGCAAGAGCAAGACATTGGGTTCTATGCTGGTTTTGTTG GGGCTGCTTATTTCCTTGGAAGAACCATCAGTGCTGTGCCATGGGGCATTTTTGCTGACAAATATGGGAGGAAGCCTTGCATTGTTATCAGTATCCTCTCAGT GATCGTATTTAACACCCTTTTCGGCCTTAGCACGACTTACTGGATGGCAATTGTAACTAGGGGGCTACTTGGGTTACTCTGTGGTATATTAGGACCAATCAAG GCCTATGCTTCAGAAGTCTGCAGAAAAGAGCACCAAGCACTAGGAATTTCTCTT GTTACATCTTCACGAGCAATAGCTCTTGTTATTGGACCAGCCATTGGAGGATTTCTTGCACAG CCTGCAAAGAAGTACCCGAATCTTTTCTCTGAGGAATCCATATTTGGAAG GTTTCCATACTTCCTCCCTTGCTTCGTCATATCGGTTCTAGCGGCAGGAGCATGTCTTGCATGCATTTGGCTGCCG GAAACTCTGCACATGTACCATGATGACAAAGTGGAAGCTATTGAGGAAATGGAGGCGCAAGTTGCTGATTCGACCTCAGAAGACAGGAAAGCTAAACAATCTGGATCATGCAGAATGGCATCCACAAAGAACCTGCTAAAGAACTGGCAGTTGATGTCAGCAATAACCCTCTACTGTGTGTTTTCTCTCCATGATACAGCTTATCTTGAG ATATTTTCACTCTGGGCTGTGAGCAGCAGAAAATACCGGGGACTGAGTTTTACATCTCAGGAGGTTGGTACCGTGCTAGCTATCTCAG GTTTTGGTGTTTTGGTATATCAACTTCTGATCTACCCGTTCCTTGCCAAGTATGCTGGGCTAGTCAAGCCATTCCGTTCTGCAGCG GTATTATCTATACTTCTCCTTGCAACATATCCATTCATGGCTAACCTATATGGTGTGGAGCTCAAAGTACTCATCAACATAGCCTCGCTTCTTAAGAATATGTTTGCG GCTACGATTACTATTGCCTGCAACATTCTGCAGAACACAGCGGTG GCACAAGAACAAAGGGGTGTCGCAAATGGTATATCTGTGACTCTGATGTCAATCTTCAAAGCAGTAGCCCCAGCAGCAGCAGGAATTAT GTTTTCATGGGCTCAGAAAAACATAACTGGATTGTTCATACCAG GTGATCAGATCCTGTTCTGGATGCTGAACATGGTGTCAGTAATCGGGCTCTCATTGACGTTCAAGCCATTTTTCTCTATGCCGAGTGCGCTGAAATGA
- the LOC123078199 gene encoding probable peptide/nitrate transporter At3g43790 isoform X2, giving the protein MTGSGREAPLLRVRKVYHERCPGCRQERKTQADHRIPYTEFLYIWIACLCAALPIQSLFPYLYFMIRDLEVAKQEQDIGFYAGFVGAAYFLGRTISAVPWGIFADKYGRKPCIVISILSVIVFNTLFGLSTTYWMAIVTRGLLGLLCGILGPIKAYASEVCRKEHQALGISLVTSSRAIALVIGPAIGGFLAQPAKKYPNLFSEESIFGRFPYFLPCFVISVLAAGACLACIWLPETLHMYHDDKVEAIEEMEAQVADSTSEDRKAKQSGSCRMASTKNLLKNWQLMSAITLYCVFSLHDTAYLEIFSLWAVSSRKYRGLSFTSQEVGTVLAISGFGVLVYQLLIYPFLAKYAGLVKPFRSAAVLSILLLATYPFMANLYGVELKVLINIASLLKNMFAATITIACNILQNTAVAQEQRGVANGISVTLMSIFKAVAPAAAGIMFSWAQKNITGLFIPGDQILFWMLNMVSVIGLSLTFKPFFSMPSALK; this is encoded by the exons ATGACCGGGTCAGGCCGAGAGGCGCCATTGCTCCGCGTCAGGAAGGTGTACCATGAACGATGCCCCGGATGCAGACAGGAGAGGAAGACGCAGGCCGACCACCGGATACCCTACACGGAGTTCCTCTACATTTGGATCGCATGCTTGTGTGCCG CTCTACCGATCCAGTCACTGTTTCCCTATCTATACTTCATG ATTAGGGACTTGGAAGTCGCAAAGCAAGAGCAAGACATTGGGTTCTATGCTGGTTTTGTTG GGGCTGCTTATTTCCTTGGAAGAACCATCAGTGCTGTGCCATGGGGCATTTTTGCTGACAAATATGGGAGGAAGCCTTGCATTGTTATCAGTATCCTCTCAGT GATCGTATTTAACACCCTTTTCGGCCTTAGCACGACTTACTGGATGGCAATTGTAACTAGGGGGCTACTTGGGTTACTCTGTGGTATATTAGGACCAATCAAG GCCTATGCTTCAGAAGTCTGCAGAAAAGAGCACCAAGCACTAGGAATTTCTCTT GTTACATCTTCACGAGCAATAGCTCTTGTTATTGGACCAGCCATTGGAGGATTTCTTGCACAG CCTGCAAAGAAGTACCCGAATCTTTTCTCTGAGGAATCCATATTTGGAAG GTTTCCATACTTCCTCCCTTGCTTCGTCATATCGGTTCTAGCGGCAGGAGCATGTCTTGCATGCATTTGGCTGCCG GAAACTCTGCACATGTACCATGATGACAAAGTGGAAGCTATTGAGGAAATGGAGGCGCAAGTTGCTGATTCGACCTCAGAAGACAGGAAAGCTAAACAATCTGGATCATGCAGAATGGCATCCACAAAGAACCTGCTAAAGAACTGGCAGTTGATGTCAGCAATAACCCTCTACTGTGTGTTTTCTCTCCATGATACAGCTTATCTTGAG ATATTTTCACTCTGGGCTGTGAGCAGCAGAAAATACCGGGGACTGAGTTTTACATCTCAGGAGGTTGGTACCGTGCTAGCTATCTCAG GTTTTGGTGTTTTGGTATATCAACTTCTGATCTACCCGTTCCTTGCCAAGTATGCTGGGCTAGTCAAGCCATTCCGTTCTGCAGCG GTATTATCTATACTTCTCCTTGCAACATATCCATTCATGGCTAACCTATATGGTGTGGAGCTCAAAGTACTCATCAACATAGCCTCGCTTCTTAAGAATATGTTTGCG GCTACGATTACTATTGCCTGCAACATTCTGCAGAACACAGCGGTG GCACAAGAACAAAGGGGTGTCGCAAATGGTATATCTGTGACTCTGATGTCAATCTTCAAAGCAGTAGCCCCAGCAGCAGCAGGAATTAT GTTTTCATGGGCTCAGAAAAACATAACTGGATTGTTCATACCAG GTGATCAGATCCTGTTCTGGATGCTGAACATGGTGTCAGTAATCGGGCTCTCATTGACGTTCAAGCCATTTTTCTCTATGCCGAGTGCGCTGAAATGA
- the LOC123078200 gene encoding uncharacterized protein: protein MGRSPAAPTPTPRSPEASITTPGSPAVPTPTPKASDASIPAPKVPDASSAADLEEHKGTSELLRAIKIEKANVAIPMDPGGGKNKGSGGGKEVLCSPCHTVYLMSRWVFLFLLLPSSVFKFERNAA from the exons ATGGGCAGgtcgccggcagccccaaccccGACCCCCAGGTCGCCGGAAGCATCAATCACGACCCCCGGGTCGCCGGCTGTCCCAACCCCAACACCCAAGGCGTCGGATGCGTCAATCCCAGCGCCCAAGGTGCCGGATGCGTCGTCGGCAGCAG ATCTTGAGGAGCACAAGGGTACTAGTGAGCTCTTGCGTGCCATAAAAATTGAGAAGGCTAATG TTGCGATTCCAATGGATCCGGGTGGCGGCAAGAACAAAGGCTCCGGTGGCGGGAAAGAAGTGCTGTGTTCTCCATGTCACACTGTTTATTTGATGTCGCGCTGGGTGTTTTTGTTCCTCTTGCTACCAAGTTCAGTCTTTAAGTTTGAGCGAAATGCAGCTTAA